One Gordonia sp. SID5947 genomic region harbors:
- a CDS encoding VOC family protein, translating to MTICGVLAQSTVSELARAESWYTAVLGTGPTDRPMDGLVEWQFGEHYGLQVELEPERAGRSTVVLVESDLDGFGRHLDAVGIDHPAIVDAMTVRYLQLEDPDGNRVVVVQ from the coding sequence ATGACGATCTGCGGAGTGCTGGCCCAATCAACCGTGTCGGAGCTCGCCCGCGCCGAATCCTGGTACACCGCCGTCCTCGGCACCGGTCCGACCGACCGGCCGATGGACGGGCTCGTCGAATGGCAGTTCGGCGAACACTACGGCCTGCAGGTGGAACTCGAACCCGAGCGTGCCGGCCGATCGACGGTGGTCCTGGTCGAGTCGGACCTCGACGGGTTCGGTCGTCACCTCGACGCGGTGGGCATCGATCACCCGGCGATCGTCGACGCCATGACCGTGCGGTACCTGCAGCTCGAGGACCCCGACGGCAATCGGGTGGTCGTCGTCCAATGA
- a CDS encoding DUF3152 domain-containing protein has translation MEAGPRTRPRPDQPLRARWDPTDDSGRVRVDRDAQPDRKKQSALGRFVATYGWRAYAIPLLIVLTIVLIVVTVRDGNDSAVMPAADVNPDSASRNTDVSKETKPIGAPTGTIQAASLPAGTLPAGGPYTQKGRESYHVVPGAGKQVGTGPQVYTYSVEVENGVNSQDFGGDRSFAKMVDSTLANQRSWIGDGKVSFRRITGGDPDLRITLASPATARELCGYQIQLETSCFYPPEKRVTLNEARWVRGALSYEGDDLLYRQYLVNHETGHGIGYESHEPCKENGALAPVMMQQSFGVANSQIMALDPQMQADRSLVCKPNPWPFPNK, from the coding sequence ATGGAGGCGGGTCCTCGGACGCGCCCGAGACCTGACCAGCCCTTGCGGGCGCGCTGGGACCCCACCGACGACAGTGGGCGTGTTCGAGTCGACCGCGACGCGCAGCCGGACCGGAAGAAGCAGAGTGCACTCGGGCGGTTCGTGGCGACCTACGGCTGGCGGGCGTACGCGATCCCACTGCTCATCGTCTTGACGATCGTGCTGATCGTGGTGACCGTTCGCGACGGGAACGACTCCGCGGTGATGCCTGCTGCCGACGTCAATCCCGATTCGGCCTCACGCAACACCGACGTCAGCAAGGAGACCAAGCCGATCGGCGCGCCCACCGGGACCATCCAGGCCGCGTCGTTGCCTGCGGGCACCCTGCCTGCCGGGGGCCCGTACACGCAGAAGGGCCGAGAGTCGTATCACGTGGTCCCCGGCGCGGGAAAGCAGGTCGGTACCGGGCCGCAGGTCTATACGTACAGCGTCGAGGTGGAGAACGGCGTCAACTCGCAGGACTTCGGCGGCGATCGTTCGTTCGCGAAGATGGTCGACTCCACACTGGCGAATCAGCGCAGCTGGATCGGCGACGGAAAGGTGTCCTTCCGCCGGATCACGGGCGGCGACCCCGATCTGCGGATCACGTTGGCCTCACCGGCGACCGCACGCGAACTCTGTGGATACCAGATCCAGCTCGAGACGTCCTGCTTCTATCCGCCGGAGAAGCGGGTCACGCTCAACGAGGCGCGGTGGGTGCGCGGCGCTCTGTCATATGAGGGCGACGATCTGTTGTACCGGCAGTACCTGGTCAACCATGAGACCGGCCACGGGATCGGTTACGAGTCCCACGAGCCGTGCAAGGAGAACGGGGCGCTCGCCCCGGTCATGATGCAACAGTCGTTCGGGGTCGCCAACAGCCAGATCATGGCGCTCGACCCGCAGATGCAGGCTGATCGCAGCCTCGTCTGCAAACCGAATCCCTGGCCGTTCCCCAACAAGTGA
- a CDS encoding AAA family ATPase, which translates to MTRMLAIANQKGGVAKTTTVASLGAALADLDVSVLVVDLDPQGCLTFSLGHDPDQLEASVHDVLLGEEEIADVLLDTDDNVTLLPATIDLAGAEALLLMRPGREYALKRALAEVAEDYDVVLIDCPPSLGVLTLNGLTAADEVVVPLQCEMLAHRGVGQLLRTVHEVQQITNPGLTMLGAVATLFDARTTHSRDVLSDVSDRYDLEVLAPPIPRTVRFAEASASGTSVMRGRKNKGANAYRELAENLWKYWDAGEPVRTSV; encoded by the coding sequence ATGACCCGTATGCTCGCCATCGCGAACCAAAAGGGTGGGGTTGCCAAGACCACGACTGTTGCGTCGCTCGGTGCGGCACTCGCCGACCTCGACGTGTCAGTTCTCGTGGTCGATCTCGATCCCCAAGGCTGTCTTACCTTTTCGCTGGGGCATGATCCCGACCAGCTCGAGGCGTCGGTGCACGACGTCCTCCTCGGTGAGGAGGAGATCGCCGACGTGCTCCTCGACACCGACGACAACGTGACGTTGTTGCCTGCCACGATCGACCTCGCCGGTGCCGAGGCGCTGCTGCTGATGCGTCCCGGGCGCGAGTACGCGCTCAAACGAGCGCTCGCCGAGGTCGCCGAGGATTACGACGTGGTCCTCATCGACTGCCCGCCGTCGTTGGGCGTGCTGACCCTCAACGGGTTGACCGCCGCGGACGAGGTCGTGGTGCCGCTGCAGTGCGAGATGCTGGCCCATCGCGGCGTCGGGCAATTGCTCCGCACCGTCCACGAGGTTCAGCAGATCACCAATCCGGGTCTGACGATGCTCGGCGCTGTGGCGACATTGTTCGACGCGCGGACCACGCACAGCCGCGACGTACTGTCCGACGTCTCGGATCGTTATGACCTCGAGGTGCTGGCGCCGCCGATTCCCCGTACGGTCCGGTTCGCGGAGGCCTCGGCGTCCGGGACCTCGGTTATGCGAGGGCGAAAGAACAAGGGCGCGAACGCATATCGAGAGCTCGCGGAGAACCTGTGGAAGTACTGGGACGCGGGTGAGCCGGTCCGTACGTCAGTCTGA
- a CDS encoding TetR/AcrR family transcriptional regulator — translation MSTTTNSAHSAGRSTRLPRSARRMQLLDAASEIFVERGYHSAGMDEIAVHAGVSKPVLYQHFPSKLDLYIAVVDSHAEKLVSDVNRALLTTTDNKQRVQAAVQAFFDFIDQDNSGYRLIFSSDAMDPAVIRRVEGATEACVDAVYGLVMHDSGLDPYRSRMLAAGLVGASQVNARYWLEAKRPVDKQAAVDTTVALLWGGLSHVPMHESADDES, via the coding sequence ATGTCGACCACCACGAACTCTGCGCACAGCGCGGGGCGGAGCACGCGTTTGCCACGCAGTGCACGTCGGATGCAGCTACTCGACGCCGCCAGCGAGATCTTTGTGGAGCGTGGCTACCACTCAGCCGGCATGGATGAGATCGCGGTACACGCCGGGGTCAGCAAACCTGTTCTCTACCAACATTTTCCGTCCAAACTGGATCTGTACATCGCGGTGGTGGACTCGCATGCGGAGAAATTGGTCAGCGACGTGAATCGGGCATTGCTGACCACCACCGACAACAAGCAGCGCGTGCAGGCGGCCGTACAGGCCTTTTTCGACTTCATCGACCAGGACAATTCCGGATACCGACTGATCTTCTCGTCGGACGCGATGGACCCCGCGGTGATCCGCCGGGTGGAGGGCGCCACCGAGGCCTGCGTGGACGCCGTCTACGGGCTGGTCATGCACGACTCCGGGCTCGACCCGTATCGATCGCGGATGCTGGCCGCCGGTCTGGTCGGCGCGAGCCAGGTCAACGCGCGCTACTGGCTCGAGGCCAAGCGCCCGGTCGACAAGCAGGCAGCCGTCGACACGACCGTGGCATTGCTCTGGGGCGGGCTGTCACACGTGCCGATGCACGAATCGGCCGACGACGAATCCTGA
- a CDS encoding DEAD/DEAH box helicase, with amino-acid sequence MSDPIATQTNDTAPASGADDDVKTTIVDETHTSPTFAELGVDERIVSALADDGKTHTFAIQELTLPLALSGDDLIGQARTGMGKTFGFGVPLLHRLAHAEESGLRALDNTPRALIIVPTRELCLQVTGDLEVAAPKLDVTLADGTSRPLKITSIYGGRPYESQIADLQSGVDVVVGTPGRLLDLAQQGHLILGKVSVLVLDEADEMLDLGFLPDIERIMSALPTPRQTMLFSATMPGPIVTLARTFLHRPTHIRAEHANDSAIHERTTQYVYRAHALDKAELVARILQAEGRGATMIFTRTKRTAQKVADDLGERGFSVGAVHGDLGQVAREKALKRFRNGDIDVLVATDVAARGIDIDDVTHVINYQCPEDDKTYVHRIGRTGRAGRTGIAITFVDWDEIHRWELINSALGLDMADPVETYSTSEHLRSELGIPDSATGRIAAPKGSSDSETKSERRPRSERPKSNRTRRRTRGGRPATADGSSTSDKTASTTSDKAPADGSSDEAGDKPRRRRRRRGGAKRGDAANAPHTEESPAASAAE; translated from the coding sequence ATGAGCGATCCCATCGCGACACAGACGAACGACACCGCGCCGGCAAGTGGCGCGGACGACGACGTGAAGACCACCATCGTCGACGAGACCCACACCTCCCCCACCTTCGCCGAACTCGGCGTCGACGAACGGATCGTCTCGGCGCTGGCCGACGACGGCAAGACCCACACCTTCGCCATCCAGGAGCTGACCCTGCCGCTCGCGCTGTCCGGCGACGACCTGATCGGTCAGGCGCGCACGGGCATGGGCAAGACCTTCGGCTTCGGCGTCCCGTTGCTCCACCGCCTCGCACATGCCGAGGAGTCGGGCCTGCGCGCCCTCGACAACACGCCTCGGGCGCTCATCATCGTCCCCACCCGCGAGCTGTGCCTACAGGTCACCGGCGACCTCGAGGTCGCCGCACCCAAACTCGACGTCACCCTGGCCGACGGGACCAGCCGGCCACTGAAGATCACCTCGATCTACGGCGGCCGGCCGTACGAGTCGCAGATCGCCGACCTGCAGTCGGGGGTCGACGTGGTGGTCGGAACCCCGGGGCGGCTGCTCGATCTCGCTCAACAGGGTCACCTGATCCTCGGTAAGGTCTCGGTACTCGTCCTCGACGAGGCCGACGAGATGCTCGATCTCGGCTTTCTCCCGGACATCGAACGGATCATGTCGGCGCTGCCCACGCCGCGACAGACGATGCTCTTCTCGGCGACCATGCCGGGCCCGATCGTCACCCTGGCACGGACGTTCTTGCATCGTCCGACGCACATCCGTGCCGAACATGCGAACGATTCGGCGATTCACGAACGCACCACCCAATACGTCTACCGTGCCCACGCACTGGACAAGGCCGAGCTCGTCGCCCGCATCCTGCAGGCCGAAGGCCGCGGCGCCACAATGATTTTCACGCGAACCAAGCGGACCGCCCAGAAGGTCGCCGACGACCTCGGCGAGCGGGGGTTCTCCGTCGGCGCCGTCCACGGTGATCTCGGCCAGGTGGCGCGGGAGAAGGCGCTCAAACGATTCCGCAACGGCGACATCGACGTCCTGGTCGCCACCGACGTCGCGGCCCGCGGCATCGACATCGACGATGTCACCCACGTCATCAACTACCAGTGCCCCGAAGACGACAAGACCTATGTCCACCGCATCGGGCGCACCGGCCGCGCGGGCCGTACCGGCATCGCGATCACCTTCGTCGACTGGGACGAGATCCATCGCTGGGAATTGATCAACTCCGCTCTCGGGCTCGACATGGCCGACCCTGTGGAGACCTATTCCACTTCCGAGCATCTGCGGTCCGAGCTCGGCATCCCCGACTCGGCCACCGGACGGATCGCGGCGCCGAAGGGAAGTTCGGACAGCGAGACGAAGTCCGAGCGGCGCCCGAGGTCGGAGCGACCCAAGTCGAACCGGACACGCCGGCGCACCCGCGGCGGCCGTCCCGCGACTGCCGACGGCTCATCGACTTCCGACAAGACCGCGAGCACGACATCCGACAAGGCGCCTGCCGACGGTTCCTCGGACGAGGCAGGCGACAAGCCGCGTCGACGTCGTCGTCGTCGGGGCGGCGCCAAGCGCGGCGACGCGGCGAACGCACCGCACACCGAGGAGAGCCCGGCCGCCTCCGCTGCCGAGTGA
- a CDS encoding ferritin-like fold-containing protein — MSTAPPPSGVTPQPSAGPTIDDDGGAIAKLFAVLLAGEYAAFYRLIDESRMAPDVHSRIAIARMAASEIGHFDTLAAQVAARGIDPTEAVERYRGIFDQYHQVTTPKTWYEALVKAYVGDGLAADFYTQAAGVLPVAAQTIVGEVMAETANSRFARDQVAEAVAADPALKAPLTLWGRRLLGEAVTHAQWVLAAEEEVTDLLFAGAGSLHGVATFFDAIADEHGKRMNDLGLG; from the coding sequence ATGTCGACTGCGCCGCCCCCATCCGGAGTCACGCCCCAGCCCTCCGCAGGTCCAACGATTGACGACGACGGCGGTGCGATCGCGAAGCTGTTCGCAGTACTCCTCGCTGGTGAGTACGCCGCTTTTTACCGGTTGATCGACGAATCGCGGATGGCGCCAGACGTGCACAGCCGGATCGCGATCGCCCGGATGGCGGCGTCGGAGATCGGACATTTCGACACGCTCGCCGCGCAGGTGGCGGCCCGCGGCATCGACCCGACCGAGGCCGTCGAACGGTATCGCGGGATCTTCGATCAGTACCACCAGGTCACCACCCCCAAGACCTGGTACGAGGCGCTGGTCAAGGCTTACGTCGGTGACGGGCTCGCCGCCGACTTCTACACCCAGGCCGCGGGGGTGCTGCCCGTCGCCGCCCAGACGATCGTCGGCGAGGTGATGGCCGAGACCGCCAACTCCCGCTTCGCCCGGGACCAGGTGGCCGAGGCCGTGGCCGCGGATCCGGCGCTCAAAGCACCCCTCACCCTCTGGGGTCGCCGGCTGCTCGGGGAGGCGGTCACGCATGCTCAGTGGGTTCTCGCGGCCGAGGAGGAGGTCACCGACCTCCTGTTCGCGGGGGCTGGCTCCCTGCACGGGGTGGCCACCTTCTTCGATGCGATCGCCGACGAACACGGGAAGCGGATGAACGACCTCGGTCTGGGGTGA
- the moeZ gene encoding adenylyltransferase/sulfurtransferase MoeZ — protein sequence MSSLPPLVEPAAELSNEEVARYSRHLIIPDVGMDGQKRLKNARVLVIGAGGLGSPTLLYLAAAGVGTIGIVEFDVVDESNLQRQVIHGQSDIGRPKAESARDSIAEINPYVTVHIHDERLEPEGAIELFSQYDLILDGTDNFATRYLVNDAAVLAHKPYVWGSIYRFEGQASVFWEDAPDGRGLNYRDLYPQAPPPGMVPSCAEGGVLGILCASIGSIMGTEAIKLICGIGEPLLGRLMVYDALDMTYRTIKIRKDPEGARVSELIDYDDFCGVVSTDAADAAAGSTLTPAELKDKIDQGDKLALIDVREPVEWDIVHIDGATLIPKDEILSGAGLAKVPQDRPTVLYCKTGIRSAEALAALKRAGFADATHLQGGVTAWASQVDKTLPVY from the coding sequence GTGTCGTCCTTGCCCCCGCTGGTCGAACCCGCAGCGGAACTGTCGAACGAAGAGGTGGCGCGCTACAGCCGGCACCTGATCATCCCCGACGTCGGGATGGACGGGCAGAAGCGGTTGAAGAACGCCAGAGTATTGGTGATCGGGGCCGGCGGCCTCGGATCTCCGACCCTGCTCTATCTGGCCGCGGCCGGTGTGGGGACGATCGGGATCGTCGAATTCGATGTCGTCGACGAGTCGAATCTGCAGCGCCAGGTCATCCACGGCCAGTCGGACATCGGCCGTCCCAAGGCGGAGAGCGCCCGCGACTCGATCGCCGAGATCAATCCCTACGTCACGGTGCACATCCACGACGAGCGACTCGAGCCAGAGGGCGCGATCGAGTTGTTCTCGCAGTACGACCTGATCCTCGACGGCACCGACAACTTTGCGACCCGCTATCTGGTCAACGACGCAGCGGTGCTCGCGCACAAACCGTACGTGTGGGGTTCGATCTACCGGTTCGAAGGCCAGGCGTCGGTGTTCTGGGAGGACGCGCCGGATGGTCGCGGCCTCAACTATCGCGACCTGTACCCGCAGGCGCCGCCGCCCGGCATGGTGCCGTCGTGCGCCGAGGGCGGGGTGCTGGGCATCCTGTGCGCCTCGATCGGGTCGATCATGGGCACCGAGGCGATCAAGCTGATCTGTGGCATCGGCGAACCGCTGCTGGGCCGGCTGATGGTCTATGACGCCCTCGACATGACCTATCGCACGATCAAGATCCGTAAGGATCCGGAGGGTGCGCGAGTGTCCGAGCTGATCGACTACGACGACTTCTGTGGCGTGGTGTCCACCGACGCGGCCGACGCCGCGGCGGGTTCCACGCTCACCCCCGCCGAACTCAAGGACAAGATCGATCAGGGTGACAAGCTCGCCTTGATCGACGTCCGGGAGCCCGTCGAATGGGACATCGTCCACATCGATGGTGCGACGCTGATCCCGAAGGACGAGATCCTTTCGGGCGCCGGGCTGGCGAAGGTGCCGCAGGACCGCCCGACAGTGCTGTACTGCAAGACCGGCATCCGGTCCGCCGAGGCACTGGCCGCACTGAAACGTGCCGGGTTCGCCGACGCGACCCACCTGCAGGGTGGCGTGACGGCGTGGGCGAGTCAGGTCGACAAGACGCTGCCGGTCTACTGA
- a CDS encoding DUF3107 domain-containing protein, which yields MAVEVKIGITDSSRELSIQTTLTSDKAYAEVEAALSGGQQLLALVDDKGARLLVPVAKIAYVEVGSSENRRVGFGAT from the coding sequence ATGGCCGTCGAAGTGAAGATCGGTATCACCGACAGTTCACGTGAGCTGTCCATTCAGACCACGCTCACCAGTGACAAGGCGTACGCCGAAGTCGAGGCTGCGCTGTCGGGCGGCCAGCAGCTGCTCGCTCTCGTCGACGACAAGGGCGCACGCTTGTTGGTGCCGGTCGCGAAGATCGCTTACGTCGAGGTGGGCAGCTCGGAAAACCGGCGGGTCGGCTTCGGAGCCACCTGA